Proteins from one Malania oleifera isolate guangnan ecotype guangnan chromosome 4, ASM2987363v1, whole genome shotgun sequence genomic window:
- the LOC131153648 gene encoding probable WRKY transcription factor 31: MDRGWGLALNSDPSSAGFLLPKPSSFLKPRPTAAVAAATAATANSAAAHPIVDSSGDMFSRIEFLGRGEDRPAASAAAAEPPPPPNENRAVVGEVDFFSDKNRLRGLDNSKTASTAVDVKKENSGGGGGGGGEADPRSDLDVNTRLHLLTANTGSDQSTVDDGISPEHAEDKRGKSELAMLQMELERMNKENQKLKEMLAQVTNNYSTLHMHFLTLMQHQQNRPADAPHEANEDGKSEENKHEGALIPRQFMDLGPSTATAETDEPCDSSSEERTRSGSPPNASEIVSKEQKSTNKNDIVSIDGRDESPESETQGWVSNKVPKLNSPKPMAMDQSAEATMRKARVSVRARSEAPMITDGCQWRKYGQKMAKGNPCPRAYYRCTMAVGCPVRKQVQRCAEDRSILITTYEGNHNHPLPPAAVAMASTTSAAANMLLSGSMSSPDGLMNPNFLARTILPCSSSMATISASAPFPTVTLDLTHTPSPLNFQRPSPQFQVPFGGAGAPQGFATVPAQPMPPQVFGQALYNQSKFSGLQLSQDHMETAQLAHQAPPPPPQPQPQLHHSPQQPSLADTVSAATAAITADPNFTAALAAAITSILNGPRSNNNNNNNNSASPRPLLLPPTSPRQ, from the exons ATGGACAGAGGATGGGGTCTTGCCCTTAACTCCGATCCCAGTTCCGCCGGTTTCCTCCTCCCCAAACCGTCGTCGTTCCTGAAGCCCAGGCCCActgctgctgttgctgctgctACGGCTGCTACGGCCAATTCTGCTGCTGCTCATCCTATCGTGGACTCCAGCGGAGACATGTTTTCCCGCATCGAGTTCCTCGGCCGTGGGGAGGATCGGCCTGCCGCCTCTGCTGCCGCGGCAGAGCCGCCGCCGCCCCCCAACGAGAACCGGGCCGTGGTCGGCGAGGTGGACTTCTTCTCCGACAAGAATCGGTTGCGCGGTTTGGATAACTCCAAGACCGCCAGTACTGCTGTTGATGTCAAGAAGGAAAATTCCGGTGGCGGTGGCGGTGGCGGTGGCGAAGCTGATCCCAGGTCCGATTTGGATGTGAAC ACTCGTTTGCATCTTCTTACTGCCAATACTGGAAGCGATCAATCAACAGTAGATGATGGAATTTCCCCAGAACATGCAGAAGATAAGAGAGGCAAGAGTGAG CTGGCGATGTTGCAAATGGAGCTAGAACGGATGAACAAGGAGAACCAGAAGTTGAAGGAGATGCTAGCTCAAGTCACCAACAACTACAGCACCCTGCACATGCACTTCCTCACCTTAATGCAGCATCAACAAAACCGACCGGCAGATGCACCCCATGAG GCTAATGAAGATGGAAAATCTGAAGAGAATAAGCACGAGGGTGCACTGATTCCTAGACAGTTCATGGATCTTGGTCCTAGTACCGCTACTGCCGAGACCGATGAGCCTTGTGACTCTTCGTCCGAAGAACGAACCCGCTCGGGATCGCCTCCGAACGCTTCCGAAATCGTTTCGAAGGAACAAAAAAGTACCAACAAAAACGATATAGTTTCGATTGATGGCAGGGATGAGAGCCCGGAGTCTGAAACACAAGGATGGGTTTCGAACAAGGTTCCAAAATTAAACTCCCCGAAACCTATGGCTATGGATCAGTCCGCCGAAGCCACCATGAGAAAAGCTCGTGTATCGGTTCGAGCCCGGTCCGAAGCTCCCATG ATCACTGACGGATGCCAATGGCGAAAATACGGACAGAAGATGGCGAAAGGAAATCCTTGCCCGCGCGCATATTATCGGTGCACCATGGCTGTTGGCTGCCCAGTTCGCAAACAA GTTCAACGTTGCGCGGAAGACCGATCGATCCTCATTACTACTTATGAAGGCAACCATAACCACCCGCTCCCGCCCGCGGCGGTGGCCATGGCATCCACCACATCGGCCGCTGCAAATATGCTTCTATCCGGCTCGATGTCGAGCCCGGACGGGTTGATGAACCCTAATTTTCTAGCGAGGACGATCTTGCCATGTTCATCGAGCATGGCAACGATATCGGCCTCGGCCCCGTTCCCAACCGTGACCCTTGACTTGACCCACACCCCAAGCCCACTTAATTTCCAAAGACCCTCCCCCCAGTTCCAAGTCCCATTCGGTGGTGCGGGTGCACCTCAGGGCTTCGCCACCGTGCCGGCGCAGCCCATGCCGCCTCAGGTTTTCGGACAAGCCCTTTACAACCAGTCAAAGTTCTCTGGCCTCCAGCTCTCCCAAGACCACATGGAAACAGCCCAACTAGCCCACCAAGCTCCACCACCGCCACCGCAACCACAACCGCAACTACACCACTCGCCACAACAGCCCTCTTTGGCCGACACCGTGAGTGCGGCAACCGCTGCAATCACCGCCGACCCCAACTTTACCGCCGCTCTCGCGGCAGCCATCACCTCCATCCTCAATGGTCCTCGCTcgaacaataacaataataacaataattccGCATCGCCACGGCCGCTGCTACTGCCGCCAACCTCACCGCGGCAATGA